A region of the Pseudomonas silesiensis genome:
GGGGGCGCAGCCTGCCCCACGGCAATGCTGCACAGGTTTCAGGAGATCTACGGCGTAGCGGTGTTGCACGTTTGGGGGATGACTGAGTTGAGCCCGATCGGCACCATTGGCACCCTGAAGGCCCGGCACCTTGCTATGTCCCCGGCAGAGCGTAATGCCGTGCAATCCAAACAAGGCCGGGCAGTGTTTGGCGTCGACATGAAGATCGTCGGTGCCGATGGCCTGGAACTGCCGTGGGATGGCGCAACGTCGGGTGACCTGATGGTGCGTGGCCCCTGGGTGGTACGCGACTATTTCAAAAACGAAAGTGACTGTTCGCCGCTGCTCGAGCACGCAGGCCAGGCATGGTTCCCGACCGGCGATGTGGCGACCATCGATGTCGATGGCTTCATGCAGATTACCGACCGCAGCAAGGATGTGATCAAGTCGGGTGGAGAGTGGATCGGTTCCATCGACCTGGAAAACGTTGCGATGACCCATCCGTCGGTCTCCCAGGCTGCATGCATCGCCGCGAAACACGCGAAGTGGGATGAGCGCCCCTTGCTGGTTGTCGTCAGGAAAGCGCAGGCAGCACTGACGCGGGAAGAGCTGCTGGCCTTTTATGAAGGCAAGATTGCCAAGTGGTGGACGCCTGATGATGTGGTCTTCGTCGACACGATTCCACTGGGCGCTACGGGCAAGGTTTTGAAGAACCGTCTGCGCGAGCAGTTCGGCGATCATCTGCTGGTCAAGGCTGTCGGCTGAGCGTAGGAGGGAAACAATCCAGCCCTGTCCATGTGCAATGGCAGGGCTGACGTTGCGGCAGATTGCACCGACGATATCAAGGGGCTAAGCGTGCCTCGTGCTCAAACACCTTGTCGCTGGACACCAACTGCTCGAGAAACTCCAGCAGCAATCCGTTGACCTGAGCGGGGCTTTCTTCTGCGGCGCTATGGCCCACACCGGGTAGCAAAACCTTTTTGCGCAGTGCGGGTAGATAGGCGTCCATCCGGTCGTAGAGACCACGGATTTCGACCGGCTCCAGGGAAGGGTCGGCAGCACCACCGATGAACAGGCTCGGCTGGCTGACTTTCGCGCCGTCGAGAAACGCGGTGATTTCCCAATTGCGGTCGCGACAGCGGTAGTAGTTGAGGGCACCGGTAAACCCCGTGCGCGTGTACTCGGCGACGTAGTAGTCGAGCGACCGCGGGCTCAACCAGGACGGAAACGCCCCTTTCGGCTCGGTGAAGGCATTGAGAATCGGCTCACCGGCCTCGACGAACAGACGCCAGCGTTCGGCACCGACGGCGCTGCCGGAAATCGAGTAGAAGACGCTGCTCAAGGTCTTGCGCGGATCATGGGCCAACTCGCGGTCCGGCTTGTCGA
Encoded here:
- a CDS encoding alpha/beta fold hydrolase, encoding MDTCTSMRVGQPLAAMAQVDADDPDAFHHCFAELNGIRMHYIDEGQGPLVILLHGFPYLWYMWRRQILALAEAGYRVVVPDQRGFGQSDRPDAIEAYDMSQAVGDMVGLMAALGETSAVIIGHDLGAWVAQAAAMLRTDLFRGLVMLNTPVPPRGKVKPTVGLQAMAKGRVYHHLYFQQLDKPDRELAHDPRKTLSSVFYSISGSAVGAERWRLFVEAGEPILNAFTEPKGAFPSWLSPRSLDYYVAEYTRTGFTGALNYYRCRDRNWEITAFLDGAKVSQPSLFIGGAADPSLEPVEIRGLYDRMDAYLPALRKKVLLPGVGHSAAEESPAQVNGLLLEFLEQLVSSDKVFEHEARLAP